One window from the genome of Pseudonocardia hierapolitana encodes:
- a CDS encoding cupin domain-containing protein, whose translation MVSEGERVAELLGLEPLPDEGGLFRRTYIDAHASAIYFLLIAPDFSALHRLTATEIYHWYAGSPLRLLLLGGAGDVSEPVLGPDLATGQRPQIVVPADVWQGSSSTGEWSLVGTTTAPPFGWDGFELGERAALSAGYPEAADRIAELTR comes from the coding sequence GTGGTGAGCGAGGGCGAGCGGGTGGCGGAGCTGCTCGGGCTCGAGCCGCTGCCCGACGAGGGCGGCCTGTTCCGCCGCACGTACATCGACGCGCACGCGTCGGCGATCTACTTCCTGCTGATCGCGCCCGACTTCTCGGCGCTGCACCGGCTGACCGCCACGGAGATCTACCACTGGTACGCAGGCTCCCCGCTGCGGCTGCTGCTCCTCGGCGGCGCCGGGGACGTCTCCGAGCCGGTGCTCGGCCCGGACCTCGCGACCGGTCAGCGGCCCCAGATCGTGGTGCCCGCCGACGTCTGGCAGGGCTCCAGCTCCACGGGCGAGTGGTCCCTCGTCGGTACCACCACGGCCCCACCTTTCGGCTGGGACGGGTTCGAGCTGGGCGAGCGGGCCGCGCTTTCCGCCGGCTACCCGGAGGCAGCGGACCGGATCGCCGAGCTCACCCGCTAG
- a CDS encoding SDR family NAD(P)-dependent oxidoreductase, translating to MRRDPSPPDPSPPDPFLPDLSGTVVLVTGASGGIGSGIALRFAAAGAAVVVHHHSGAERAAAVAAEITAEGGQAATAQADVTDPAAAAALVDLAVDRFGRLDAVVAAAGVQPVAELAGMPVESWREVLDGNATGAFATVQAAAAVMRGRGGSITLVASVEGTRPALGHAHYAAAKAATIMLARAAALEYGRDGVRVNSVSPGLVARPGLREDWSDGVERWERAAPLNRLGEPQDVADACVFLASPMARWITGHDLVVDGGMAVVPAW from the coding sequence GTGCGCCGCGATCCCTCCCCGCCCGATCCCTCCCCGCCCGATCCCTTCCTGCCCGATCTCAGCGGAACCGTCGTCCTCGTCACGGGCGCGAGCGGGGGGATCGGGTCGGGGATCGCGCTGCGCTTCGCCGCGGCCGGCGCGGCGGTCGTGGTGCACCACCACTCCGGAGCGGAGCGGGCGGCCGCGGTGGCCGCCGAGATCACGGCCGAGGGCGGGCAGGCGGCCACCGCGCAGGCGGACGTCACCGATCCGGCCGCTGCCGCAGCGCTCGTCGACCTCGCCGTCGACCGGTTCGGACGGCTGGACGCGGTGGTCGCCGCGGCCGGCGTGCAACCCGTCGCCGAGCTGGCGGGGATGCCCGTGGAGAGCTGGCGGGAGGTCCTGGACGGCAACGCGACCGGCGCGTTCGCCACGGTGCAGGCCGCGGCGGCGGTGATGCGCGGCCGCGGCGGCTCGATCACGCTCGTCGCGTCCGTGGAGGGCACCCGGCCCGCGCTCGGCCACGCCCACTACGCGGCGGCGAAAGCCGCGACGATCATGCTGGCCAGGGCGGCGGCCCTCGAGTACGGGCGTGACGGCGTGCGGGTCAACTCGGTCTCGCCCGGCCTCGTCGCGCGCCCCGGGCTGCGCGAGGACTGGTCGGACGGCGTCGAACGCTGGGAGCGCGCGGCGCCCCTGAACCGGCTGGGTGAGCCGCAGGACGTCGCCGACGCGTGCGTGTTCCTCGCCTCGCCCATGGCCCGCTGGATCACCGGGCATGATCTGGTCGTGGACGGCGGGATGGCGGTGGTGCCGGCGTGGTGA
- a CDS encoding iron dependent repressor, metal binding and dimerization domain protein yields the protein MTAIEASVLTPLDQVRRYALVELFLVRVLDLTPADAPAEAGALQHAVSARLLGRIDALLGWPDRDLWGNAIPRPDGSP from the coding sequence GTGACCGCGATCGAGGCGTCCGTGCTCACGCCGCTCGACCAGGTCCGCCGGTACGCGCTCGTCGAGCTGTTCCTGGTGCGGGTGCTCGACCTCACGCCCGCCGACGCCCCGGCGGAGGCCGGCGCCCTGCAGCACGCGGTGTCCGCACGGCTGCTCGGGCGCATCGACGCGCTTCTCGGCTGGCCCGACCGTGACCTGTGGGGCAACGCGATCCCACGACCGGACGGATCGCCATGA
- a CDS encoding iron-sulfur cluster assembly protein: MTALAAAVWAALATVRDPELDEPITNLEFVSSCTVSGDGVAAVRLRLPTFFCAPNFAWLMVADAHDAVAAVPGVTRADIALDDHFVSATINEGVAARAGFVASFAGEAQAELDELRAVFLRKAALAGQDRIARPLVDAGATPEQLAGARLGDLPPSADLDRLRRRRAEVGLPHGPDAPLLLHPDGGPVTAEQVPLHLRRARLTRVGIEANGHTCRDLLAVRYPEEVASS; encoded by the coding sequence GTGACCGCTCTCGCCGCCGCGGTGTGGGCGGCGTTGGCCACGGTGCGCGACCCCGAGCTCGACGAGCCCATCACGAACCTGGAGTTCGTGTCGTCGTGCACCGTGTCCGGCGACGGGGTGGCGGCCGTGCGGCTGCGCCTGCCCACGTTCTTCTGCGCGCCCAACTTCGCCTGGCTGATGGTGGCCGACGCGCACGACGCGGTGGCCGCCGTCCCGGGCGTCACCCGCGCCGACATCGCCCTGGATGACCACTTCGTCTCGGCGACGATCAACGAGGGCGTCGCGGCGCGGGCCGGGTTCGTCGCGTCGTTCGCCGGGGAGGCCCAGGCCGAGCTGGACGAGCTGCGCGCGGTGTTCCTGCGCAAGGCCGCACTGGCCGGGCAGGACCGGATCGCCCGCCCGCTGGTCGACGCCGGTGCCACTCCGGAACAGCTGGCCGGGGCCCGGCTCGGCGACCTGCCGCCGTCGGCGGATCTCGACCGGCTCCGGCGGCGGCGGGCCGAGGTGGGGCTGCCCCACGGTCCCGACGCCCCGCTGCTGCTGCACCCGGACGGCGGGCCGGTGACCGCCGAGCAGGTGCCGCTGCACCTGCGCAGGGCCCGGCTCACCCGGGTCGGCATCGAGGCCAACGGGCACACCTGCCGCGACCTGCTCGCCGTTCGCTACCCGGAGGAGGTGGCCTCGTCGTGA
- a CDS encoding amidohydrolase family protein, with protein MYEKDGEKYFIVDSHSHFWDASRENWKPGAEQYAKGWIDCFYGYHQLGPPETHWDYEKYLKVTPEDFERDMFIEGHVDYAIFQSTYLKEWYTTGFNTAEQNAQLLDRFGDRLIVNGRFDPRDGDAGLKELEADAEKYGLKGVKLYTAEWNRGSRGYKLSDPESYRFLEAAQGLGIKNIHVHKGPTIWPLDKDAFDVSDVDHAATDFPELNFIVEHVGLPRIEDFCFMAVQEPNVYAGLSVVIGGLMHARPKFFAKVMGELLFWVGEDRMTFGGDYNIWVPKWQVEGFVDWQMPDDEAFTDYPRLSTAGKKKVLGLNAAKLYDIPVPPELRLQTSAGDQDKPGEQLLTEAAAAGSP; from the coding sequence ATGTACGAGAAAGACGGCGAGAAGTACTTCATCGTCGATTCGCACAGCCATTTCTGGGACGCGAGCCGGGAGAACTGGAAGCCGGGCGCCGAGCAGTACGCGAAGGGCTGGATCGACTGCTTCTACGGCTACCACCAGCTCGGGCCGCCCGAGACCCACTGGGACTACGAGAAGTACCTCAAGGTCACGCCCGAGGACTTCGAGCGCGACATGTTCATCGAGGGACACGTCGACTACGCGATCTTCCAGTCGACCTACCTCAAGGAGTGGTACACCACCGGCTTCAACACCGCCGAGCAGAACGCGCAGCTCCTGGACCGCTTCGGTGACCGCCTGATCGTCAACGGGCGCTTCGACCCCCGCGACGGCGACGCCGGGCTGAAGGAACTCGAGGCGGACGCCGAGAAGTACGGCCTGAAGGGCGTCAAGCTCTACACGGCCGAATGGAACCGCGGGTCGCGCGGCTACAAGCTGTCCGACCCGGAGTCCTACCGCTTCCTCGAGGCAGCGCAGGGGCTCGGGATCAAGAACATCCACGTCCACAAGGGCCCGACGATCTGGCCGCTGGACAAGGACGCCTTCGACGTGTCCGACGTCGATCACGCGGCGACCGACTTCCCGGAGCTGAACTTCATCGTCGAACACGTCGGGCTGCCGCGGATCGAGGACTTCTGCTTCATGGCCGTGCAGGAGCCCAACGTCTACGCCGGCCTCTCGGTGGTGATCGGCGGCCTGATGCACGCCCGGCCGAAGTTCTTCGCCAAGGTTATGGGCGAGCTGCTGTTCTGGGTCGGCGAGGACAGGATGACCTTCGGCGGCGACTACAACATCTGGGTGCCCAAGTGGCAGGTCGAGGGGTTCGTCGACTGGCAGATGCCCGACGACGAGGCGTTCACCGACTATCCCCGGTTGAGCACGGCGGGGAAGAAGAAGGTACTCGGGTTGAACGCGGCCAAGCTCTACGACATCCCGGTCCCGCCCGAGCTCCGGCTGCAGACCTCCGCCGGGGACCAGGACAAGCCCGGCGAGCAGCTGCTCACCGAGGCCGCGGCGGCCGGTTCGCCGTGA
- a CDS encoding NAD(P)-dependent alcohol dehydrogenase translates to MKAVRVHDYHADPKIDDIDEPRLQGPLDVIVKIGGAGVCRTDLHILEGQWAAAMNPQLPYVIGHENAGWVHAVGDGVTNVAVGDTVILHPQPSCGLCLACRRGNDMHCANAFFPGLSDNDGGMAEYLRTTARACVKLDPATNPADVAALADAGITAYHAVRKAVPVLWPGTTAVVQGAGGLGHIGIQCLAALTATRIVVVDRNPAALELAREIGADETVVADGSHVDAVKDLTGGEGATVVFDFVAEQGAENDAWQMVAPDGHQYVIGYGGQFSAPTLDFVAGEKNVIGNIVGTFTDLAELMVLAQAGKVTLHTKQYPLDAALDALHDLDAGRVRGRAILVP, encoded by the coding sequence ATGAAAGCCGTACGCGTGCACGACTACCACGCCGACCCGAAGATCGACGACATCGACGAGCCGCGGCTGCAGGGCCCGCTGGATGTGATCGTGAAGATCGGTGGGGCCGGGGTGTGCCGCACCGACCTGCACATCCTGGAAGGCCAGTGGGCGGCCGCGATGAACCCGCAGCTGCCCTATGTGATCGGGCACGAGAACGCCGGCTGGGTGCACGCCGTGGGGGACGGGGTGACCAACGTGGCGGTCGGGGACACGGTGATCCTGCACCCGCAGCCCTCCTGCGGGTTGTGCCTGGCGTGCCGGCGGGGCAACGACATGCACTGCGCGAACGCGTTCTTCCCCGGCCTGAGCGACAACGACGGCGGGATGGCCGAGTACCTGCGCACCACCGCCCGGGCCTGCGTGAAGCTGGACCCGGCGACCAACCCGGCCGATGTGGCGGCGCTGGCCGACGCCGGGATCACCGCCTATCACGCGGTGCGCAAGGCGGTGCCGGTGTTGTGGCCGGGCACGACGGCGGTGGTGCAGGGCGCCGGCGGGTTGGGGCACATCGGGATCCAGTGCCTGGCCGCGTTGACCGCGACCCGGATCGTGGTGGTCGACCGCAATCCGGCCGCCCTGGAGCTGGCGAGGGAGATCGGGGCCGACGAGACGGTGGTCGCGGACGGCTCGCACGTGGACGCGGTGAAGGACCTGACCGGGGGTGAGGGGGCCACCGTGGTGTTCGACTTCGTGGCCGAGCAGGGCGCGGAGAACGACGCGTGGCAGATGGTGGCCCCGGACGGTCACCAGTACGTGATCGGTTACGGCGGGCAGTTCTCGGCGCCGACGCTGGATTTCGTGGCCGGGGAGAAGAACGTGATCGGCAACATCGTGGGCACGTTCACCGACCTGGCCGAGCTGATGGTGCTGGCCCAGGCCGGGAAGGTCACCCTCCACACCAAGCAGTACCCGCTCGATGCGGCGCTGGACGCGCTGCACGACCTCGACGCCGGCCGGGTCCGCGGCCGGGCGATCCTCGTCCCCTGA